A DNA window from Pseudomonas wuhanensis contains the following coding sequences:
- a CDS encoding AI-2E family transporter produces MNETKLQNKSLVVLLALVTIAFVWILLPFYGAVFWAAILGILFAPLQHQLQLRFGWPRDLTALCTLILCVLIAILPVITISTLLVQEGASLYSRIESGELDIAGYVSQFKQSLPPYVQNLLDRFGMGELAGLREKIIKSTMQGSQFVATKAFSFGQGTFEFVVGFFVMLYLLFFFLRDGSELARKVRAAIPLEDNQKRRLQLKFNRVVRATVKGNVVVAITQGALGGFIFWYLDIPSVLLWAVLMAFLSLLPLVGAGIVWLPVAAYFLLSGAIWQGAVLVLFGVFVIGLVDNVLRPMLVGKDTKMPDYLILISTLGGLAIFGLNGFVIGPLIAALFVSSWAIFIDAKPKVQLP; encoded by the coding sequence ATGAACGAAACGAAGCTACAAAACAAATCGCTGGTGGTCTTGCTGGCCTTGGTGACCATCGCCTTCGTCTGGATTCTGCTGCCGTTCTATGGCGCGGTGTTCTGGGCGGCCATCCTCGGCATTCTGTTTGCGCCCTTGCAGCATCAGTTGCAGTTGAGGTTCGGCTGGCCCCGCGACCTGACGGCCCTGTGCACCTTGATTCTCTGTGTGCTGATCGCAATCTTGCCGGTGATCACCATCAGTACCTTGCTGGTTCAGGAGGGTGCGTCGCTGTACAGCAGAATCGAAAGCGGCGAACTGGATATTGCCGGGTATGTGTCACAGTTCAAGCAAAGCCTGCCGCCGTACGTTCAGAACCTGCTCGATCGTTTCGGCATGGGCGAGCTGGCCGGGCTGCGTGAAAAAATCATCAAGAGCACGATGCAAGGCAGCCAGTTTGTCGCGACCAAGGCGTTCAGTTTTGGCCAGGGCACGTTCGAATTCGTGGTGGGCTTTTTCGTCATGCTGTATCTGCTGTTTTTCTTCCTGCGGGACGGTTCCGAACTGGCGCGCAAAGTACGTGCGGCCATACCGCTGGAAGATAACCAGAAGCGCCGCTTGCAACTCAAGTTCAATCGCGTGGTGCGGGCCACGGTGAAGGGCAATGTGGTGGTGGCGATCACGCAAGGGGCGTTGGGCGGTTTTATCTTCTGGTATCTGGACATCCCGAGCGTGCTGCTCTGGGCGGTGTTGATGGCGTTTCTGTCGCTGTTGCCGTTGGTGGGGGCGGGGATTGTCTGGCTCCCGGTGGCGGCGTACTTTCTGCTCAGCGGAGCGATCTGGCAGGGCGCGGTGCTGGTGTTGTTCGGGGTATTTGTGATCGGCCTGGTGGACAATGTCCTGCGGCCGATGCTGGTGGGCAAGGACACCAAAATGCCCGACTACCTGATCCTTATCTCGACCCTGGGTGGCCTGGCGATTTTCGGCTTGAACGGTTTTGTCATCGGGCCGTTGATTGCTGCGTTGTTCGTGTCGAGCTGGGCGATTTTCATCGATGCCAAGCCCAAGGTTCAGCTGCCTTAA
- the yegQ gene encoding tRNA 5-hydroxyuridine modification protein YegQ — MRLIPPELLAPAGTLKNMRYAFAYGADAVYAGQPRYSLRVRNNEFDHANLALGIAEAQAQGKRFYVVVNIAPHNAKLKTFLKDLEPVIAMAPDALIMSDPGLIMLVRRHFPHMPIHLSVQANTVNWASVEFWQQQGLSRIILSRELSLEEIAEIRQHVPAMELEVFVHGALCMAYSGRCLLSGYMNKRDANQGSCTNACRWKYSATPASENQLGEIVQQFPPEPTLGIGAPTDQVFLLQEANRPDELMPAFEDEHGTYIMNAKDLRAVQHVERLTQMGVHSLKIEGRTKSHFYCARTTQVYRRAIDDAVAGRAFDRSLMADLESLAQRGYTEGFLRRHVHDEYQNYQNGSSVSERQQFVGELTGERRDRLAEVRVKNRFGLGDHLELMTPQGNFHFDLHQLQNVKGEAIEVAPGDGHTVYLPIPDAVDLQFGLLMRDVGVS, encoded by the coding sequence ATGAGACTCATCCCCCCGGAACTGCTCGCCCCTGCCGGCACCCTGAAAAACATGCGCTATGCCTTTGCCTACGGCGCCGACGCGGTGTACGCCGGCCAGCCGCGCTACAGCCTGCGGGTGCGCAACAATGAATTCGATCACGCCAACCTCGCACTCGGCATTGCCGAGGCCCAGGCTCAGGGCAAACGCTTTTATGTGGTGGTGAACATCGCACCGCACAACGCTAAGCTCAAAACTTTCTTGAAGGACCTGGAACCGGTGATCGCCATGGCGCCGGACGCGCTGATCATGTCCGACCCGGGCCTGATCATGCTGGTGCGTCGGCACTTCCCGCACATGCCGATCCACCTGTCGGTGCAGGCCAACACGGTGAACTGGGCCAGCGTCGAGTTCTGGCAGCAACAGGGCTTGAGCCGGATCATCCTGTCCCGCGAACTGTCGCTGGAAGAGATCGCCGAAATCCGCCAGCACGTCCCGGCGATGGAGCTCGAAGTGTTCGTCCACGGCGCGTTGTGCATGGCCTATTCCGGGCGCTGCCTGTTGTCGGGCTACATGAACAAGCGCGACGCCAATCAGGGCAGCTGCACCAATGCCTGTCGCTGGAAATACTCGGCGACGCCGGCCAGCGAAAATCAGCTCGGCGAAATCGTTCAGCAGTTCCCACCCGAACCGACCTTGGGCATCGGCGCGCCGACCGATCAAGTATTCCTGCTGCAAGAGGCCAATCGCCCTGACGAACTGATGCCGGCATTCGAGGATGAACACGGCACCTACATCATGAACGCCAAGGACCTGCGAGCCGTCCAGCACGTCGAGCGGCTGACGCAGATGGGCGTGCATTCATTGAAGATCGAAGGCCGGACCAAATCGCACTTCTATTGCGCGCGCACCACCCAGGTGTATCGCCGCGCGATCGATGATGCGGTGGCTGGCCGAGCGTTTGATCGCAGTTTGATGGCCGATCTGGAGTCCCTGGCCCAGCGTGGCTACACCGAGGGTTTTCTGCGTCGACATGTGCATGACGAATATCAGAATTATCAGAACGGCAGCTCGGTTTCAGAGCGCCAGCAGTTTGTTGGCGAGCTGACCGGCGAACGCCGGGATCGGCTGGCCGAGGTGCGAGTGAAGAATCGCTTTGGCCTGGGCGATCACCTGGAACTGATGACGCCCCAGGGCAACTTCCACTTCGATTTGCATCAACTGCAGAACGTCAAAGGCGAGGCGATTGAAGTGGCGCCGGGGGATGGGCACACGGTGTATTTGCCGATACCGGATGCGGTGGATTTGCAGTTTGGGTTGTTGATGCGGGATGTGGGCGTGAGTTAA
- a CDS encoding shikimate 5-dehydrogenase: MQMNPNRDTQLCMSLSGRPGNFGLRFHNHLYEQLGLNFYYKAFSSQDLPGAVGGIRALGIRGCGVSMPFKEACIALVDELDASAEAIQSINTIVNTNGHLKAYNTDYIAIAQLLETHQVPKGSTFALRGSGGMAKAVASALRDGGYKNGLIVARNERAGRALAESLGYSWQAELGGERPQMLINVTPIGMNGGPEADQLAFEPEAIAAAETVFDVVAIPSETPLIVRARAEGKRVITGLEVIAIQALEQFVLYTGVRPTDEQFQKAVAFARG; this comes from the coding sequence ATGCAGATGAACCCCAACAGAGACACTCAGCTGTGCATGTCACTCTCGGGGCGCCCCGGCAATTTCGGCCTGCGGTTTCATAACCATCTATACGAACAACTGGGCCTGAATTTCTACTACAAAGCCTTCAGCAGCCAGGACTTGCCGGGTGCCGTTGGTGGCATCCGCGCCCTGGGAATCCGGGGGTGCGGGGTGTCGATGCCGTTCAAGGAAGCTTGTATCGCGTTGGTCGATGAGCTGGACGCATCGGCTGAGGCTATTCAATCGATCAACACTATCGTCAACACCAACGGTCACCTCAAGGCCTACAACACCGATTACATTGCCATCGCCCAGTTGCTTGAAACCCACCAGGTTCCCAAGGGTTCGACTTTTGCCCTGCGCGGCAGTGGTGGCATGGCCAAGGCTGTGGCCAGTGCCTTGCGCGATGGTGGCTACAAAAACGGCCTGATCGTGGCCCGGAACGAGCGCGCCGGGCGTGCTTTGGCTGAATCGTTGGGTTACTCATGGCAGGCGGAACTGGGGGGCGAGCGCCCGCAGATGCTGATCAACGTCACGCCCATCGGCATGAACGGCGGGCCGGAAGCGGACCAATTGGCGTTTGAGCCTGAAGCCATCGCTGCTGCCGAGACTGTGTTCGATGTGGTTGCGATCCCCTCGGAAACGCCGTTGATCGTGCGCGCTCGTGCCGAAGGCAAACGGGTGATCACCGGGCTGGAAGTGATTGCCATCCAGGCGCTGGAACAGTTCGTGTTGTACACCGGCGTGCGGCCGACCGATGAACAGTTCCAGAAAGCCGTGGCGTTTGCCCGGGGCTGA
- the gudD gene encoding glucarate dehydratase, with protein MNAQETAKAPIITSMQVVPVAGHDGMLLNLSGAHGPFFTRNIVILKDNAGHTGVGEVPGGERIRQTLEDARALVVGSPIGTYQKILNQVRQTFADRDAGGRGLQTFDLRITIHAVTGLEAALLDLLGQHLDVPVAALLGEGQQRDEVKMLGYLFYVGDRNETDLAYRSEPDADNDWFRVRHEKAMSADAVVRLAEAAHARYGFKDFKLKGGVLSGDEEIEAVTALAERFPDARITLDPNGAWSLKEAIRLCRDQHHVLAYAEDPCGAENGYSGREVMAEFRRATGLKTATNMIATDWREMGHAIQLQSVDIPLADPHFWTMQGSVRVAQMCHEWGLTWGSHSNNHFDISLAMFTHVAAAAPGEITAIDTHWIWQDGQRLTKAPLQIVDGCVQVPKKPGLGIELDMDQLAKAHELYKGMGLGARDDSVAMQFLIPGWRFDNKRPCLVR; from the coding sequence ATGAACGCACAAGAAACCGCAAAAGCCCCGATCATCACCAGCATGCAGGTTGTGCCTGTGGCCGGCCACGATGGCATGCTGCTCAATCTGAGCGGCGCCCACGGCCCGTTTTTCACCCGCAACATTGTGATCCTCAAGGACAACGCCGGCCACACCGGCGTCGGTGAAGTGCCGGGTGGCGAGCGTATTCGCCAGACGCTGGAAGACGCGCGCGCACTGGTGGTCGGCAGCCCGATCGGCACGTACCAGAAGATCCTCAATCAAGTGCGCCAGACCTTCGCCGATCGCGATGCCGGCGGTCGTGGTTTGCAGACGTTCGACCTGCGCATCACCATTCACGCCGTCACCGGTCTGGAAGCCGCTCTGCTCGACTTGCTCGGCCAGCACCTGGATGTGCCAGTCGCTGCCCTGCTCGGCGAAGGCCAGCAGCGCGATGAAGTGAAGATGCTCGGTTACCTGTTTTATGTTGGTGATCGCAACGAAACCGATCTGGCCTACCGCAGCGAACCGGACGCCGACAACGACTGGTTCCGTGTGCGTCACGAGAAAGCCATGAGCGCCGACGCCGTGGTACGCCTGGCCGAAGCCGCCCACGCCCGTTATGGCTTCAAGGACTTCAAACTCAAGGGCGGCGTGTTGAGTGGCGACGAGGAAATCGAAGCGGTCACCGCCCTCGCCGAACGTTTTCCCGATGCGCGCATCACCCTTGATCCGAATGGCGCCTGGTCGCTCAAAGAAGCGATCCGCCTGTGTCGGGATCAGCATCATGTGCTCGCCTACGCCGAAGACCCGTGCGGCGCGGAAAACGGTTACTCCGGCCGGGAAGTCATGGCTGAATTCCGCCGTGCCACGGGCCTGAAAACCGCGACCAACATGATCGCCACCGACTGGCGGGAAATGGGCCATGCGATCCAGTTGCAGTCAGTGGATATTCCTTTGGCCGACCCGCACTTCTGGACCATGCAGGGCTCGGTTCGAGTCGCGCAGATGTGCCACGAATGGGGCCTGACCTGGGGCTCGCATTCCAACAACCACTTCGATATTTCCCTGGCCATGTTCACCCACGTCGCGGCGGCTGCGCCGGGTGAAATCACCGCCATCGACACCCACTGGATCTGGCAGGACGGCCAGCGCCTGACCAAAGCGCCGCTGCAAATCGTCGACGGCTGCGTGCAGGTGCCGAAAAAACCTGGCCTGGGGATTGAACTGGACATGGATCAACTGGCCAAGGCCCATGAGCTGTACAAAGGCATGGGCCTCGGCGCGCGGGATGACAGCGTGGCGATGCAGTTTCTGATTCCGGGGTGGAGGTTCGATAACAAGCGGCCGTGCCTGGTGAGGTAG
- a CDS encoding MFS transporter, with protein sequence MNTSISGMNDGADSVLKSAISKVKRHVLPLFVIMFIVNYIDRVNIGFVRAHMEHDLGIGAAAYGLGAGLFFIGYALFEVPSNILLQKVGARIWLTRIMLTWGLVASCMAFIQNETHFYILRFLLGVAEAGFFPGVIYYFTRWLPGVERGKAIAIFLSGSAIASLISGPLSGLLLQISGLGMHGWQWMYFIEGMFSVVLCVFVWFWLDSKPHDAKWLTRPEQDALVKAIDDEQRAREAATPIKPSLGTLLKDRQIILFCLIYFFIQLTIYAATFWLPSIIKKMGDLSDIQVGLFNSIPWLLSIVGMYAFATLSAKWKHQQAWVAAALLIAAAGMFMSTTGGPIFAFVAICFAALGFKSASSLFWPIPQAYLDARIAAGVIALINSVGNLGGFVAPTTFGLLEQHTGSIQGGLYGLAATSIIAAIIVFAARNKPKPAPVAALGKPAPRHA encoded by the coding sequence GTGAATACATCCATATCCGGGATGAACGATGGCGCCGATTCGGTCCTGAAGTCCGCCATCTCAAAAGTGAAACGCCACGTCCTGCCGCTGTTCGTGATCATGTTCATCGTCAACTACATCGACCGTGTGAACATCGGCTTCGTCCGCGCTCACATGGAACATGACTTAGGCATTGGCGCTGCCGCCTACGGCCTCGGTGCCGGTCTGTTCTTCATCGGTTACGCGCTGTTCGAAGTCCCTTCCAACATCCTCCTGCAAAAAGTCGGCGCACGAATCTGGCTGACCCGCATCATGCTGACCTGGGGTCTGGTGGCTTCCTGCATGGCATTCATCCAGAACGAAACCCACTTCTACATCCTGCGGTTTCTACTGGGCGTGGCCGAAGCCGGTTTCTTCCCCGGGGTGATTTATTACTTCACCCGCTGGTTGCCCGGCGTCGAACGTGGCAAGGCGATTGCGATCTTCCTCAGCGGCTCGGCCATTGCGTCACTGATCTCCGGCCCGCTGTCCGGGCTGCTGCTGCAAATCAGCGGCTTGGGCATGCACGGCTGGCAATGGATGTACTTCATCGAAGGCATGTTCTCGGTCGTACTGTGCGTGTTCGTCTGGTTCTGGCTGGACTCCAAACCCCACGACGCCAAATGGCTGACCCGTCCCGAGCAGGACGCGCTGGTCAAAGCCATCGATGACGAACAACGGGCCCGCGAAGCCGCGACCCCGATCAAACCGTCGCTGGGCACGCTGCTCAAGGATCGTCAGATCATCCTCTTCTGCCTGATCTACTTCTTCATCCAGTTGACCATCTATGCCGCGACCTTCTGGCTGCCGAGCATCATCAAGAAGATGGGCGACCTGAGCGACATTCAGGTCGGTTTGTTCAACTCGATTCCGTGGTTGCTGTCGATCGTCGGCATGTACGCCTTCGCCACGTTGTCGGCCAAATGGAAACACCAGCAAGCCTGGGTCGCCGCTGCGCTACTGATCGCTGCCGCCGGGATGTTCATGTCCACCACGGGCGGGCCGATCTTCGCCTTCGTCGCCATCTGCTTCGCCGCGCTGGGTTTCAAATCGGCATCGTCGCTGTTCTGGCCGATCCCCCAGGCGTATCTGGATGCGCGAATTGCTGCTGGCGTAATCGCATTGATCAACTCCGTGGGCAACCTCGGTGGCTTCGTTGCGCCGACCACCTTCGGTCTGCTGGAACAGCACACCGGCTCGATTCAGGGCGGGCTGTACGGCCTGGCCGCGACCTCGATCATCGCCGCGATCATCGTCTTCGCCGCGCGCAATAAACCGAAACCCGCACCTGTGGCTGCCTTGGGCAAACCTGCGCCCCGTCACGCCTGA
- a CDS encoding LysR family transcriptional regulator gives MELAQIRMFKTVADVGSIARAAELLHCVPSNITARIKSLETELGVALFLREGRGLRISPAGQTFLVYASKILALTAEAKRALDPSAEPSGPLRIGAIESSATGRLPRLLAKFHKRYPGVALELTTGSWGQLLDDTLNHRLDGAIVAVDVERSHLKRTPMYREELLLIASTSLGPVRDITDLQDKTVFMWPQGCPYRAALEHWLLRQGQALPIVSLASYGAIVGCVSAGAGVALVPKGIFDQYAKGAGCAGYEFPELTAIDNLFYWHENAGVHPAREAFVAMLREEFA, from the coding sequence ATGGAGCTGGCGCAGATTCGCATGTTCAAGACCGTCGCCGACGTCGGCAGTATCGCCCGGGCGGCCGAGTTGCTGCACTGTGTGCCGTCGAATATCACGGCGCGCATCAAATCTCTGGAAACCGAGCTGGGTGTCGCGCTGTTTCTGCGCGAGGGGCGAGGGTTGCGCATCAGCCCGGCGGGGCAGACCTTTCTGGTTTACGCCTCGAAAATTCTCGCGCTGACGGCTGAAGCCAAACGCGCGCTGGACCCTTCGGCCGAGCCGTCCGGGCCGCTGCGCATTGGCGCCATCGAGTCGTCGGCGACCGGTCGACTGCCGCGTTTACTGGCCAAGTTTCACAAGCGCTATCCGGGCGTTGCCCTGGAACTGACCACCGGCAGTTGGGGCCAGTTGCTCGATGACACACTCAATCACCGGCTCGACGGCGCAATCGTCGCGGTGGATGTCGAGCGCTCACACCTCAAGCGCACGCCGATGTACCGCGAAGAGCTGTTGCTGATTGCTTCGACGTCATTGGGGCCGGTGCGCGATATCACGGATTTGCAGGACAAGACCGTGTTCATGTGGCCTCAGGGTTGTCCTTACCGGGCGGCGCTGGAGCATTGGTTGTTGCGTCAGGGGCAGGCATTGCCGATTGTCAGCCTGGCCAGTTATGGCGCGATTGTCGGCTGCGTCAGCGCCGGGGCCGGCGTCGCGCTGGTGCCCAAAGGGATCTTCGATCAGTACGCCAAAGGGGCGGGGTGCGCGGGGTATGAATTCCCCGAGCTGACGGCTATCGACAACCTGTTTTACTGGCATGAAAACGCCGGGGTTCACCCGGCGCGAGAGGCGTTTGTGGCGATGTTGCGCGAGGAGTTTGCGTGA
- a CDS encoding YceH family protein yields the protein MSTEQETTFDEPRLNSTEIRILGSLIEKQATSPETYPLTLNALVIACNQKTSREPVMNLSQGQVGQSLRVLEGRGFTRLVMGSRADRWEHRVDKALELVPAQVILTGLLFLRGPQTVNELLTRSGRMHDFEDAEQVVHQLERLIARGLALLIPRQAGQREDRYMHALGDPADIEAILAARQNPVERGASGGVSVERIEELEARIAALEERLARLE from the coding sequence ATGAGCACTGAGCAAGAAACGACCTTCGACGAACCGCGGCTCAACAGCACGGAAATTCGCATTCTGGGCTCGTTGATCGAGAAACAGGCCACCAGCCCGGAAACCTATCCGCTGACGCTCAATGCGCTGGTGATTGCCTGCAACCAGAAAACCAGCCGCGAACCGGTGATGAACCTCAGCCAGGGCCAGGTCGGCCAGAGCCTGCGTGTCCTTGAGGGTCGAGGATTCACCCGACTGGTGATGGGCAGCCGTGCCGATCGTTGGGAGCATCGGGTCGACAAGGCGCTGGAGCTGGTACCGGCGCAGGTGATTCTGACGGGGCTGTTGTTCCTGCGCGGCCCGCAGACAGTCAACGAACTGCTGACCCGCAGCGGCCGCATGCATGACTTCGAAGATGCCGAGCAGGTGGTGCATCAACTGGAACGCTTGATCGCCAGAGGTCTGGCGCTATTGATCCCGCGCCAGGCCGGCCAGCGCGAAGATCGTTACATGCATGCACTGGGCGATCCGGCGGATATCGAAGCGATCCTGGCAGCCCGGCAGAATCCGGTGGAGCGTGGCGCCAGTGGCGGTGTGTCGGTTGAGCGAATCGAAGAGCTTGAAGCGCGGATTGCGGCACTGGAAGAGCGACTGGCACGCCTCGAATAG
- a CDS encoding cupin domain-containing protein, translating into MHPAILNLDQAELLPLPEEFAPTGDAASRYQQRFARIGQQLGAQKLGYRLYALEPGMRGSPFHSHRVNEEMFYIVAGEGEVRLGAERFAIRAGDVIACPAGGPETAHQIINTSNGELRYLAVSSQQSPDICEYPDSGKYVVMDDFKVDAEGNASGFVAVARQADGVDYWDGE; encoded by the coding sequence ATGCATCCCGCCATTCTCAACCTGGATCAGGCCGAACTTTTACCGCTGCCCGAGGAATTTGCTCCCACCGGAGACGCTGCCAGCCGCTATCAACAACGCTTTGCCCGCATCGGCCAGCAATTGGGCGCGCAAAAGCTGGGTTATCGGTTGTATGCCCTGGAGCCGGGCATGCGCGGCAGTCCTTTTCATAGCCATCGGGTCAACGAGGAGATGTTCTACATAGTGGCCGGGGAAGGGGAGGTTCGCCTTGGCGCCGAACGCTTTGCGATCCGTGCCGGTGACGTGATTGCCTGCCCGGCGGGCGGTCCTGAAACCGCGCACCAGATCATCAACACCAGCAATGGCGAATTGCGCTATCTGGCGGTCAGCAGCCAGCAATCGCCGGACATTTGCGAATACCCGGACTCTGGCAAATATGTCGTGATGGACGACTTCAAGGTCGATGCCGAGGGCAATGCTTCGGGCTTCGTCGCCGTCGCCAGGCAGGCCGATGGCGTGGATTATTGGGACGGCGAGTAG
- a CDS encoding FadR/GntR family transcriptional regulator: MQEDIDAPARKRAHNLAHDLVSKLTQSILLGQMVPGDKLPSENSIVQEHGVSRTVVREAISKLQASGLVETRHGIGTFVLERAPDQGLRLNVDTALGVRSILELRMGLETQAAALAAVRRTDQQLAQMREALDDYQNLLANNDSCVEADKRFHLLIAEATGNVCFTEIMQHLGSAMIPRTRVNAAERGSADLSKLGQLANLEHEAILNAIKRQDPDAARAAMWLHLTNSRDRFSTGGA; encoded by the coding sequence ATGCAAGAAGACATCGATGCACCCGCCCGCAAGCGTGCCCACAACCTGGCCCATGATTTGGTGAGCAAACTGACCCAGAGCATCCTGCTCGGCCAGATGGTGCCGGGGGATAAGCTGCCGTCGGAGAACTCGATTGTTCAGGAGCATGGCGTCAGTCGCACGGTGGTGCGCGAGGCAATCTCGAAGCTGCAGGCTTCGGGGCTGGTGGAAACCCGTCACGGCATCGGTACTTTTGTCCTCGAGCGGGCACCGGATCAGGGGCTGCGATTGAATGTCGATACCGCGCTGGGCGTGCGCAGTATTCTGGAGTTGCGCATGGGCCTGGAAACCCAGGCGGCGGCGCTGGCAGCGGTTCGTCGCACAGACCAGCAATTGGCGCAGATGCGTGAAGCGCTAGATGACTATCAAAACCTGTTGGCCAACAACGACAGTTGCGTCGAGGCGGACAAACGCTTTCATCTGCTGATCGCCGAAGCCACCGGCAACGTGTGCTTCACCGAGATCATGCAGCACCTGGGCAGCGCCATGATCCCCCGGACCCGCGTCAATGCCGCCGAGCGCGGGTCGGCGGATTTGAGCAAGCTCGGGCAACTCGCCAACCTCGAACACGAGGCGATTCTCAACGCCATCAAACGCCAGGATCCGGATGCGGCGCGGGCGGCAATGTGGTTGCACCTGACCAACAGCCGCGACCGCTTTTCGACGGGCGGAGCCTGA
- a CDS encoding DMT family transporter, with the protein MQPLTPSSHHSVKIILAMAFAVGCWGYSPTGIHVGLQAYDPGHLALLRFLVASIFMAVVAVFRGIHLPHMRDWPLLIVLGFFAVSLHHVALNFGQQGISAGASSVLAQTTPLFSTLLARFVFKDRVSVWRWGCVFLGLTGVVIVVAGDHGLGSINAHSLLILLAAVSWSFYFALQKHQSGRYDGLTLVCYTVWSGTALLLAYLPGLASEIVSAPLHVQWAVVALGVFPSALAYLAWAFVLAHVDLSRATMTMYLIPPAAMAIASVGLGEQPTLMVLVGAVVVLVSVLALNLERRFFGIQVASA; encoded by the coding sequence ATGCAGCCACTCACACCCTCCTCTCATCACTCCGTCAAAATCATTCTGGCGATGGCGTTTGCCGTCGGCTGCTGGGGGTATTCCCCGACCGGTATTCATGTCGGTTTGCAGGCCTATGACCCGGGTCATCTGGCGCTGCTGCGGTTTCTGGTGGCATCGATATTCATGGCAGTAGTCGCCGTGTTCCGAGGCATCCACCTGCCGCACATGCGCGACTGGCCGCTGCTGATCGTCCTCGGTTTTTTTGCCGTGAGCCTGCATCACGTCGCGCTGAATTTCGGCCAGCAAGGGATCAGCGCCGGGGCGTCCAGTGTGCTGGCGCAAACCACGCCGTTGTTCAGCACGCTGCTGGCGCGTTTCGTCTTCAAGGACCGGGTGAGCGTCTGGCGCTGGGGCTGCGTGTTTCTGGGTTTGACCGGCGTGGTGATTGTGGTGGCTGGTGATCATGGATTGGGGAGCATCAACGCTCACAGCTTGCTGATCTTGCTGGCGGCTGTGTCCTGGAGTTTCTACTTTGCGTTGCAAAAGCATCAGTCCGGGCGCTACGACGGGTTGACGCTGGTCTGCTACACCGTCTGGTCGGGGACGGCGTTGTTGCTGGCTTATCTGCCGGGACTGGCCAGCGAAATCGTCAGTGCGCCGCTTCATGTGCAATGGGCAGTGGTTGCATTGGGCGTGTTTCCCAGCGCCCTCGCCTACCTGGCCTGGGCCTTTGTGTTGGCTCATGTGGATTTGAGCCGTGCGACGATGACGATGTATTTGATTCCGCCTGCTGCGATGGCAATTGCGTCTGTTGGCTTGGGCGAGCAGCCGACGTTGATGGTGTTGGTGGGTGCGGTGGTGGTGCTGGTCAGTGTGTTGGCGTTGAATCTGGAGCGGCGGTTTTTTGGGATTCAAGTGGCCAGTGCTTGA